The nucleotide sequence TTGATATTCTTCTTCAATGGTCATAAATCCAGTTAGCATGTTATCATTTACATATTATGATTTTGTTCATGATAGTTGTAGTAGAATGGCCTGAAGAAATCAAGATCTGTTATATCTGCTACATTACTTTAGTTACCAGACTGATAACTCACATTATAGTTTATCAAGTATTTCAATTTGTTCCCTGGAATAATCCTGTGAAGTGGGTATTTTTTATCACTAGTTTcatataatgaatatattattcattatatgaaatatatgaatatattaacaACCACTCTCTGTTAATGTCAATACATTCTATTTATCCAGCTCACTTACTCTAGTATTCTCTCTGCAATGATTCTTTAATCTCATTGGGAAGCCCCCATGCCCAATACATGCCTCCTATCTTCATTTCCCTCCTTCCCCAACTCACAACCTTGAAAACATTCTTATcgctcttgtttctttttctgttgtcctTGACTGGCAAATTTGGAGCCATGGATGTACCCAACTGTCTGCCATTTGGGGCTACCCCTGACTAGCCAAATACTGCTAGAGAAACTCTCCTGAATGATTTCACTCTAAACTCAGCTCTATGAACTTCAAATGGGCATTTAAGGATACCTGGCAATCCTACTATATTTTCctaataaatttcattttcctctttcaaaaattgttatttattctCCCTTCTTCTCCAACCTCCCATATCCCCACCAACACACTCACTCTCCGCTGATGACCTCACTTCAtactttattaagaaaaaagaagcctGCAGAGGAGCAACACTTTCATACTCTTCCCACTGTATCTAAACATCTCTAAGTTTCTGTGCCAGTCTTAGTccgcttgggctgccataacaaaatagcacaaaatgagtggcttaaacaacagaaatttttcaTCTCACATTCTGGAGGCTCAAAATCCAGCATCACAGTGTTGGCTTGGTTGGTACCTGgtaagggctctcttcctggcttgcagacagctgcctgcTGGCTGGGTCCTCACATAGTCTTTTCTTGGTGCATGCATGAGGGAGAGAGTGCTGGTGTCTCTTCTTCTTACAAAGACACCAGCCCTATCAAATTAAGGGCTACCTCTATGACCTCATTTAAATAGAATTATCTCCCTAAAGACCTTATCTTCTAATATAGTCACATTTGGGACCAGGAcctcaacatgaattttggggagacagaaTTCGGTCCTTAATAGTGCCTGTGTTTTTCATCTTACCATAtgttacaatagaaaaaaatgtccCTGCTCTCATCAAAAATCAGTAGCCTCCAGTATGCTCTGGCCCCTGCCCGTCTCACCTTCTTAACATCACTGACCTCctcatctcttccttctcttacATAACTAGGGTTATCCTTCTTACAAGCACACAAACACGCTCCTCCCTTGACTCCATAATCCCTCTCCATCTCCCAACTCATTTTTCTACCTCCCTGTAAGTACCAGTACTCTAACAAATTATCTGAAATTACTGCTTCCCCTTCCTCAACAATTTATTCACTCATTAGAAGACTTAAAACTGGCTAATGTAGCttctgaggctcagaaaatgaAAGCCCAAAATATGACACTTTGGACTTCAAACTGAGAGCACGTGGACAGCAGCAAATGCAGAGAAGGGCTTTCCCCAAAGGTCCCTCCCTACCTAAACACTGGGTTCTCCTAAGATACTCAGTCATTGTCAATAACTTCCCCGGGGTATCTCATCCACTGGGAGAAGACTGAAGAATATCCCAGGAAAAGAAGACCAGAATTAATGCCATACCAGGAGCCCAGATGGGCTTTGTCTCAGACTACCATCTGTTCTTCAGGTCCATTCATCTTCCCTAAAACTCACTTACTCCTCCTCTAAATTGTCTGCATCCCACCCTTCCCTCTCCCTGTGAAGAAGGGTATATAAGCTTCTAAATGCCATTGGGTCATTGGGCACTCAGCTTCCTGGGATGCATGCGTACACATAATATACATGTTAGCCTTTTCTCTTGTTAAGTGATCTATTAGTTTATTTCTCAGACTCAACTATCGAACATCcagaatggaaagaaagggatCTCTCACCCCAACATGGATCATCTCAAGCTCATCAACAGCCCCCATGTTCCAAATTCAATAGACGCCtcacttatctttttcttttttgagacagaatcttgctctgtcacccaggctagagtgcagtggcatgatatcagctcactgcaacctccacctcctgggtttatgtgattctgccgcctcagcctcccgagtagctgggattacaggtatgccaccacgctcagctaatttttgtatttttagtagagacagggtctcaccatgttgcccaagctggtcttgaacttgtgacctcaagtgatccacctgcctgagcctcccaaagtgctgggattacagacgtgagccactgcactgggcctcaCTTATCTTATTCGATCTTTCAAGAACACCTTACCCAGTCAACCACTCTCTTCCCTGAAAACTACACCACACtctcctggttttctttctgCATCCCTGACTGCTCCTTCTGCCTCTCCTTTGTTGGCTTCTGCTCCTCTTTCAAGCCTCTAAATGTGGGAATACCCTGGAACTTGCTCCTAGatcctcttttcttctccagcTGTCTCCAGAGCTAAGTGAGCTCATTTCACTCTCTGGCTTTGAGTCCTATCTCTCTGGCGATGACACCCAGATTGATATGTGCAGCTCTGACCTCTCCCTTGAGCTCCAGACTCATTTATATGGTCAAAATGCCCATCTGACATTTCCAACTGGACGTCTAATAGTCTTGTCAAATGTAGCATATCCAAAACACAACCTTtgactttcttctctcttttccagtCTTCCCCATTTCTGTGGATGGTAATGAACTGCTGAAGCCAAACATTTATCATTCTGattcctctccttctcttctctcctatACCCTTGTGTGTGAGccaaagatttatttattcatttcttgcaTTTGAAGTACTCTTCGATAACATCCTTGGCCTGAGACTCCTTTCCATAGTCCTTAATTACTACACAACTGCAACCAACCACTTTACGGGGTTTCCCCTCTCTGTCAATTTTACAGAGGCCTACCCATTCTCCTAGTTTCTTGTTGTCATCAACCTTAATTAGGTTGATCTGATGTTCAGCACAAAGGGCCTCCACCAACTTGACATACATAGGCTCATCACAGTTGGATGCAAGCACACAAAGATGGGCTTGGCGCTTGTCTAAGGCTTTGGCAGCTTCGCGAATTCCACGTGCTAGGCCATCGTGGATGAGGGCGGTCTTCAGCACCTCTTGTAAAGCAGTATTAACGTCCATTACACCTCCAGCAGCAGTGCCTTCCTCGGCCATGGCGGTGGGTTACGGGTGAAGCGGTATCTTGAACGCACCCAAGCCTCCGCCTCCGCGCGACTCCGCGGCGGCAGGGAAAGAGCTACCCAGGCTTTTGACGATTCAGCCTTAAATCCATCTACTTCTCTTTATCAGTACTTCTACTGCCCTCATTCAAGGTACATCAGCTCTTGTCTGGATGGAAGCCATGGCCCCATAAGTAGTGTTTGTGCTTCGATTGCCTGACTGCCATACATTCTCTATGCAGCTATCAGAgtactattttaaaaacttaaatcatACTTGTCATACATGACATATTGTCATGCCCTTGCTCAGAACCCTTCTGAGGCTTCACTAATTATTAGAATAAAGCTCAAATCTTCACCAAGGCATGCATCCTACAACATAACCTGACTTAGTAGATCTATTTCCTCCTTTGCTGTCTGTATTggtccatttgcattgctataaataaatgcctgagactgggtagtttatcaggaaaagaggtttatttggctcacagttctgcaggctgtaaacAAAGCAtcgtgccagcatctgcttctggtgagggactcaggaagcttataatcatggcaggaggtaaaGGAGAGCCAGCACATCACAtgggtagagaaagagagagagagaggagacagtgCCAGGCTTTTTGAAataaccagatcttgtgtgaactcaaagaataagaactcactcattactgctaagacattcatgagggatctgcccccgtgacccaaacacctcccacgaGGCCCACTTCTAACACTGAAgctcacatttcaacatgagatttggaggggacaaacatctaaACCCTATCACCCTACATGATCCATTCTTTCTGCTTCTCAAATATGCCAGGTTCAGggctgctgttccctctgccttgaATGTTCTTGTTCATCCTTCAGGTCTTAACTCAAATGTCAGCCCGTCAGAGTGACTTTTGCTGCTCCCTATGGAAAGCTCgttcccaccccaccctcagcATTTATTTCTACTTCTTTCCTACCACTTAGCGCTAtgagctccaggagggcaggctTTTGTCTGGCATGCCCCCTGCACCTTCTCCAGCACCAAACACAGACCTGGCACAAAATGAATGTTCACTGAAAGAATGAAATTGATCTCAGACTCTCCACCCAGCTCCAGGCTGCCAAAATAAGCCCCTAATTGCCTTCCCTGCTTCTCCTTTTGTTCCTGCCCCATCTGTCTCCTAGGGAGACCTGTCTCAGCTAGACCAGTCCTGGGCTCTTCACACATCAGAGTTAGAGGGTTGACAGGGAATTAATAGAAGATAGAACCTGAAAGGCTTAGGAGGGGAAAGACTTGGAGAAATCCGTTGTcagtcaaaaataataaagtacagAGGTGTATGTGAGGAGGTAGGGGAGGGAGtgcaggaaggggaaagaaatcTGTATAGTCCAGGTGTAAGTAAGAAAGTTCTTTCAGCATTTGTCAAACTTGAGTTTGGGAAAGGGTGTGGGAGATAAATAACTGAGAAGAGTAAATGGGATTGTAGCACAGGTGAGGATTCTGAATTAGggccactctgtcacccaggctggagtatagcagtgtgatcaaagctcactgcagcctggagctcctaggctcaagcagccctcccacctcagcctgccaggtagctgggactacaggatgtGCCACCaaagtcagctaattttttttgtatttttttgcagatatggggtcttgctatgttgcccaggctggtctcaagctcctgagctcaagtgattctcctaaagtgttgggattacaggcttgtgccaccatgtgCAGCCCGGAACCCTGTTTATGTACtttaagaagaaggaaaataaggacgcaattttttttttttttctggcatgttGAGTTGTGTTTTCTGAAATACTAGCCTGGGCTGAATGCCAGGGGCCTGTGATTTCAACAAGGTTAcatacatatgagaaaactgaagctctggGTGGTCATAGGACATGACCACTGTCATTCGGCTGATGGATGACAAAAGGAGGATTCAAACCCATGGCTTTTACCTACAGGGCCCTTATTGTTATAAGCGTTCTCCTTGCTTCCCTCCAAAGCAAGAAATGAGGTTAGCCAGACATGTGGCCTCCAATTgttatcattttcctttctaattgtTTACAATAATTTAAGTCAagttggccaggagcagtggctcatgcctgtaatcccagcactttgggaggccgaggcaggtgaatcacctgaggtcaggagtttgggaccagcatggccaacatggcgaaaccgcgtctctactaaaaatacaaaaatcagccaagcgtggtggcaggcacctgtaatcccagctactggggaagctaaggcaggagaagtgcttgaacctgggaggcagaggttgcagtgagctgagattgtgccactgccctccagcctgggcaataagagtgaggctccatctcaaaaaataaattaaaaaatgtaagtcACTCTCACCAATTTTTGGTTTCCAAAATATATCTTTATCCTCCCTTTACATATCAAAATAACatgtttcctttgtcattttctatcacctctcctcttctctgtgaTTCATTAATGATCACCAGTAATAAGTATCAAATTATACGTGTAAACAACCTTTAGTACCAGACTGTAATTTGTCTCCATCTGGAGAATGAAATTTGCTTAAAATGACtggaggggctgggtgcagtggctcacacctgtaatcccagcactttgggaggccaaggcaggaagattgcttgagcccaggagcttgagaccagcctgggcaacatggtgagacttaatctatacaaaaaatttaaaaattagctgggtgtggcggtgtgcgcctgtggtcccagctacttgggaggctgaggtgggaggatggcttgagcttgggaggaTGAGTCTGCAGTGAatcatgtttgtgccactgtactccagcctgggcaacagagcaagactctgtctcaaaacaacaaacaaaaacaaaaaaactcaaaaaaaaaaaagaaaaaaaacgacCGGAAGATTTCTGACTAACTCCACACAGCGGCGTTTCCATTCCCTCCTTTATGGCTAGATGTTTCCGGTATGAAGATCATTGTCTCTGAAAAGGAAGTCAtagacagaagaaaaaaggagCCGTTCTGATTTCCCCACCCTCGGGGAACAATATTCAATCTGCTGCAAACAATGAGTATCATatccctttcttgtttttgtttaaaacatgGCTATCAAAAAACATTGGAGGTTCTTGTATTCCTTAGCTTTTTTCCTACAATCTTCTTACAACTTCACAGCCATTGTTTTGCACACATTTTTCTTACACACACTTTATTTTTCCACCTACCCTTTCTGACTCTGATGTCATGCAGTCATGCTAATTTGAAAGATGCTTtcctattttttcatttgcatttatatcATCAgaatttccttaaaaaatttttccACTTGGTGGAGGCTTAAATAGACACATGTTTTCCAAATAGATAAGAAGGaggtttttaaaatgataacCATGAtatagttaactttttaaaaaaattattacctCAAAGACGAAAGACTCTAAAGTGCCTTATAAAAGAGCTAGTGCACGTTTTTGTTATGGTGAAAGTCATGTGAATATTTGCATTGCATGTGATCATACTCAAAAACTCTATAAGGATCATCTAGAGACTAGATACTGATGCATACCCCCTGGGGCTGATTTAGGCACCATGAAATAGTTGATAACACCTGCACAGAACCTCTGTACCAAATGGTAGCCAACAGTTACTTTAATCATAAGCCTGATAATGTACTACTTCATGGCAAATAGACCTTAATAATTCTACTCCTCTCTTGCTGCCAACCCTGTACTGAACAGTGAGAATACATTGTGTGCATGCCACCCAGGCCCTCTATTTTCATCCTGCCAGCTACTGGGAGTTTTGTCTACTGATGGCCCCCACTGGATCCTTCCCACGCAGGTGTCCTCTGTGAAAGGAACTGTCTCTTCCAAGGTGACACCTTGTATTGgtgtcacactgctataaagaatgacctgagactgggtaatttataaagaaaagaggtttaattgactcacagttccacctgacgggggaggcctcaggaaacttacggtcatggcggaaggcaaagggaaagccgGCGTGTCTTCTAACAGGGCAGCAGAAGacagagagcaaagggggaagtgcccacacttttaaaccatcagatctcatgagaactcagtcatGAGAACAGaacacgagaacagcaagggggaaatccaacCCCGTGATCAATCacatcccaccaggcccctcccctgatACATGGGGATGACAGTTTgacaagagatttgggtggggacacagagccaaaccacctCACAGCTCCTGAGAGGCAGCCACGTCATGACCGACTGATGCCTAGCCCCTTACCTGGGGTGGAACACAACTGGGGAGGGCCATGGTAGCCTCAAGCCCCCTATGGAACTGGCTGAGTCCTCTGCTGCAACTGTATTAGACTCTATCTGTCTTCTCCCGCTACTTAGTCCTGTTTCCCTCATGGGCATTGTTCCTGAGAGCACTTCCTAATAAGTGTCCTATATACAAATCTGTATCCCAGAGTGTGTTGCCCAGGAAATTCAATTTACAACAGTTCATAATACAAAAGAAATTGTATAGTATGTAGTTTAATTGACCTGTGCTTCTAACAGGCATGCAAAAAAATTGTGTACATAAATTGCCCAATTAACTAGCCCTGAATGAGTGTGATCTTAGAATTAAAAGGATGCATACAAATTAGAACAGAtcttaaacttaatttttttttaagactggtcttgctctgttgttcaggctagagtgcaatggcgcaatcagttcactgctgcctcaacctcctgggatcaagggatcctcctgcctcagcctccccactagctgggactacaggagtgtgccaccacgcccttctaatttaaaaaaaaaaaaaaaaaaggttgtagagatggggttttactctggtatccaggctggtctcaaactcctgaactcaagtcaTCGTCCCTCTttggcttcacaaagtgctgggataataggcaggtgccactgtgcctggcctttaattttatttcctcttgatGACAACATTTTCCATGGGTACGCAGCCATCCAAGTAAAAAGGAAACAAGTAGAGAAGAATAAAGATTCTGCAAGTGTTTGCTTTATACAGCCCTTTTCAGAATGCATTATAGACTATACtgt is from Macaca fascicularis isolate 582-1 chromosome 9, T2T-MFA8v1.1 and encodes:
- the LOC102126208 gene encoding small ribosomal subunit protein eS12-like, with product MAEEGTAAGGVMDVNTALQEVLKTALIHDGLARGIREAAKALDKRQAHLCVLASNCDEPMYVKLVEALCAEHQINLIKVDDNKKLGEWVGLCKIDREGKPRKVVGCSCVVIKDYGKESQAKDVIEEYFKCKK